A single genomic interval of Arthrobacter globiformis harbors:
- a CDS encoding prephenate dehydrogenase, with product MSAFRTHGRGHLNGPVVVIGTGLLGTSIGLGLRGRGVAVYLSDPSPTNQAVAVDIGAGLPLAAMRDERPELVVVASPPDVTADVVERALADFPDATVVDIASVKAAILHDLRSRGADLSRYVGTHPMAGREKSGPVAARGELFTSMPWVMCPTEESSAGAVQAARALATDLGGLVSQFTAEEHDGAVALVSHLPQVMSSLLASRLQDTPMHALSLAGNGLRDTTRIAASDPTLWVQILGANARKVVDILYGVREDLNRLIGTLEDPAAAGARLDLAQLMSEGNAGQARIPGKHGGPPQAYSWLTVLVDDRPGQIARLLTEIGEIGVNLEDLRLDHSSGQNVGMVEISVLPSAHDLLVEALSDRGWRVLQ from the coding sequence ATGTCGGCATTCCGTACGCACGGCCGGGGACACCTGAACGGCCCGGTCGTCGTTATTGGCACGGGCCTGCTCGGCACCAGCATCGGCCTCGGCCTGCGCGGCCGCGGCGTTGCGGTGTACCTGTCCGATCCGTCGCCGACCAACCAGGCAGTCGCCGTCGACATCGGTGCCGGCCTCCCGTTGGCTGCCATGCGTGACGAACGTCCTGAACTCGTTGTCGTCGCGTCGCCGCCGGACGTGACCGCGGACGTTGTGGAACGCGCGCTGGCAGACTTCCCGGACGCCACCGTCGTCGACATCGCCAGCGTCAAGGCAGCGATCCTGCATGACCTGCGGAGCCGCGGCGCGGACCTCAGCCGCTACGTGGGCACCCATCCCATGGCAGGACGCGAAAAGTCCGGGCCCGTCGCCGCCCGGGGCGAGCTTTTCACCTCCATGCCGTGGGTCATGTGCCCGACCGAGGAATCCTCGGCCGGGGCGGTCCAGGCTGCGCGGGCGCTGGCCACCGACCTGGGTGGCCTCGTTTCGCAGTTCACGGCCGAGGAACATGACGGGGCCGTGGCCCTGGTCTCCCACCTGCCGCAGGTGATGTCCTCGCTGCTGGCCAGCCGGCTGCAGGACACTCCGATGCATGCCCTTTCCCTCGCCGGGAACGGGCTCCGCGACACCACCCGCATCGCAGCCAGCGACCCCACGCTGTGGGTCCAGATCCTGGGGGCGAATGCCCGAAAGGTGGTGGACATCCTTTACGGTGTGCGCGAAGACCTCAACCGGCTGATCGGGACACTGGAAGACCCCGCGGCCGCCGGGGCCCGTCTTGACCTGGCCCAGCTGATGAGCGAAGGCAATGCCGGGCAGGCCAGGATTCCGGGTAAACATGGCGGACCTCCGCAGGCCTATTCCTGGCTCACAGTGCTTGTCGATGACCGGCCCGGCCAGATCGCCAGGCTCCTGACCGAGATCGGTGAGATCGGCGTCAACCTCGAAGACCTGCGGCTAGACCACTCCTCCGGACAGAACGTGGGCATGGTGGAGATCTCGGTGCTGCCGAGCGCGCATGACCTGCTTGTAGAAGCACTTAGCGACCGTGGATGGCGGGTACTTCAGTAA
- the cmk gene encoding (d)CMP kinase, whose product MTQELIDTLPALRLGRPLVVAIDGPSGSGKSSVSKEVARRLNLAYLDTGAMYRALTWYCLDRGTDLADAAAVELAAEELPLDISTSPLTEFVRVDGADVTDAIREPGISSAVSAVATTLGARTELIRRQRALIEKHNRRMVVEGRDITTVVVPGAQVRMLLTASEEARLRRRGIQLGGTQSAEQLAAQVTQRDAKDSTVVNFTQAADGVVTLDSSELDFEETVVAALRIVTKVINHE is encoded by the coding sequence ATGACACAGGAACTGATCGACACTTTGCCTGCCCTCCGGCTGGGCCGTCCGCTGGTTGTGGCCATCGACGGGCCATCAGGCTCGGGGAAGTCCAGCGTCAGCAAGGAAGTGGCACGCCGCCTTAATCTCGCCTACCTGGACACCGGCGCCATGTACCGGGCCCTCACCTGGTACTGCCTCGACCGCGGGACGGACCTTGCCGACGCCGCCGCCGTCGAACTGGCAGCCGAAGAACTGCCGTTGGACATCAGCACCAGCCCGCTCACCGAGTTTGTGCGGGTCGACGGCGCCGACGTCACCGACGCCATCAGGGAACCGGGCATCTCCTCGGCCGTCAGCGCCGTCGCCACCACGCTCGGTGCCCGGACCGAACTCATCCGCCGCCAGCGCGCCCTGATCGAAAAGCACAACCGCCGCATGGTGGTGGAGGGCCGGGACATCACCACCGTCGTGGTGCCCGGTGCACAGGTGCGCATGCTCCTGACCGCCAGCGAGGAAGCCCGGCTCCGGCGCCGCGGGATCCAGCTCGGCGGAACGCAAAGCGCCGAGCAACTGGCCGCCCAGGTGACCCAGCGGGACGCGAAGGATTCCACCGTGGTGAACTTCACCCAGGCGGCGGACGGCGTGGTGACGCTGGATTCGTCCGAACTGGATTTCGAGGAAACCGTGGTTGCCGCGCTGCGCATCGTCACGAAGGTCATCAACCATGAGTGA
- a CDS encoding lysophospholipid acyltransferase family protein, translating to MAWSRPVGRFLNNAVYRTSVTGHANVPAAGPVIFAGNHISFLDGPVMFGASPRPMHILVKKEMFKGFLGRVLRASGQLPVDRAGDRSVLQLSKDVLDAGRCIGILPEGTRGSGTATGISNGVAWLALNSDAVVVPVAILGTRQGGEHLDSIPKPGRRLHVSFGQPLTLGRNPDETGRASMDRAATEIRDTLAAHVRNTVRHSGMSLPPADHPHQRSTAVAGPPADHH from the coding sequence ATGGCGTGGAGCCGGCCAGTCGGCCGGTTCCTGAACAACGCCGTCTACCGCACATCCGTTACCGGGCACGCCAATGTACCGGCCGCGGGACCGGTGATTTTCGCAGGCAACCACATCAGTTTCCTCGACGGACCCGTCATGTTCGGCGCCTCGCCCCGGCCCATGCACATCCTCGTTAAGAAGGAGATGTTCAAGGGCTTCCTCGGCCGCGTGCTGAGGGCCTCGGGCCAGCTTCCGGTTGACCGGGCGGGGGATCGCTCGGTTTTGCAGCTCAGCAAGGACGTGCTCGACGCCGGGCGCTGCATCGGCATTCTGCCCGAGGGGACCCGGGGGAGCGGCACGGCAACCGGCATCAGCAACGGGGTGGCTTGGCTCGCCCTGAATTCGGACGCCGTCGTGGTGCCGGTGGCCATCCTGGGCACACGGCAGGGCGGCGAACATCTGGACAGCATCCCGAAACCCGGCCGCCGGCTGCACGTCAGCTTTGGCCAACCCCTCACGCTCGGCCGGAATCCCGATGAAACCGGCCGTGCTTCAATGGACAGGGCGGCTACGGAAATCCGGGACACCCTGGCCGCGCACGTCCGGAACACCGTCCGGCACAGCGGGATGTCATTGCCCCCCGCGGATCATCCGCACCAACGTTCCACCGCAGTAGCCGGACCGCCGGCAGACCACCACTAA
- the der gene encoding ribosome biogenesis GTPase Der: protein MSDTTQTSGHSGAGEDEYTPTGTDQVAEHLAAMDDDEAELRAASLRAGLDDYELDEEDAALLSGLHDEDELEGPLKLDPVLAIIGRPNVGKSTLVNRILGRREAVVEDTPGVTRDRVMYSANWNGRNFTLVDTGGWEHDARGIHARVAEQAEMAVELADAVLFVVDSAVGATATDEAVVKMLRRSKKPVILVANKVDDFVQEADSAVLWGLGFGEPYPVSALHGRGVADLLDHVMDTLPEFSTVEGIERSGGPRRIALIGRPNVGKSSLLNKLAGSERVVVDNTAGTTRDPVDEFIELGGQTWRFVDTAGIRRRQHMAQGADFYASLRTQSALEKAEVAVVLLAVDEVLSEQDVRILQLAIESGRALVLAFNKWDLLDDERRRYLEREIEQDLAHVEWAPRVNISAKTGWHKDRLVPALELALENWDRRIPTGRLNAFLGELVAAHPHPVRGGKQPRILFGTQASSRPPKFVLFTTGFLDPGYRRFITRRLRETFGFEGTPIEVSMRVREKRGKKR from the coding sequence ATGAGCGATACGACTCAAACTTCCGGCCACTCCGGCGCCGGCGAAGACGAATACACGCCCACCGGCACCGACCAGGTGGCTGAACATCTGGCGGCCATGGACGACGACGAGGCGGAGCTTCGCGCCGCCTCCCTCCGCGCCGGACTGGACGATTACGAACTTGACGAGGAAGACGCAGCACTCCTCAGCGGGCTGCACGACGAGGATGAGCTTGAGGGTCCGCTCAAGCTGGACCCCGTGCTCGCCATCATCGGCCGCCCGAACGTTGGCAAGTCCACCCTCGTCAACCGCATCCTGGGCCGCCGCGAAGCGGTCGTGGAGGACACCCCGGGCGTGACGCGCGACCGCGTGATGTACTCGGCGAACTGGAACGGGCGGAACTTCACGCTGGTTGACACCGGCGGCTGGGAACACGATGCCCGCGGCATCCATGCCCGGGTGGCGGAGCAGGCCGAAATGGCAGTGGAGCTGGCTGACGCAGTGCTGTTCGTCGTCGACTCGGCAGTGGGCGCAACCGCCACCGACGAGGCCGTCGTGAAGATGCTCCGGCGGAGCAAGAAGCCTGTCATCCTCGTGGCCAACAAGGTGGACGACTTTGTGCAGGAAGCCGACTCCGCAGTCCTGTGGGGCCTGGGCTTCGGCGAGCCGTACCCCGTCTCCGCGCTGCACGGCCGCGGCGTCGCCGACCTGCTGGACCACGTCATGGACACCCTGCCGGAGTTCTCCACCGTTGAGGGCATCGAACGCTCCGGCGGCCCGCGCCGGATCGCCCTGATCGGACGCCCCAACGTCGGCAAGTCCTCCCTCCTGAACAAGCTGGCCGGCTCCGAGCGCGTGGTGGTGGACAACACCGCCGGCACCACCCGCGACCCGGTCGACGAATTCATCGAGCTCGGCGGCCAAACCTGGCGTTTCGTGGATACCGCCGGCATCCGCCGGCGCCAGCACATGGCGCAGGGCGCCGATTTCTATGCCTCCCTCCGGACCCAGAGTGCGCTGGAAAAGGCGGAGGTCGCCGTCGTTCTTCTGGCTGTTGATGAGGTGCTCAGCGAGCAGGACGTCCGCATCCTGCAGTTGGCCATTGAGTCGGGGCGTGCCCTGGTGCTCGCTTTCAACAAGTGGGACCTTCTGGACGACGAACGGCGCCGGTACCTGGAACGCGAAATCGAGCAGGACCTGGCGCACGTGGAGTGGGCGCCGCGCGTCAACATCTCCGCCAAGACGGGCTGGCACAAGGACCGCCTGGTGCCGGCGCTGGAGCTGGCGCTGGAAAACTGGGACAGGCGCATTCCGACCGGACGGCTCAACGCCTTCCTGGGCGAGCTGGTGGCGGCGCACCCGCACCCGGTCCGCGGCGGCAAGCAGCCCCGCATCCTGTTCGGCACGCAGGCCTCCAGCCGGCCGCCGAAGTTCGTCCTGTTCACCACGGGATTCCTGGACCCGGGCTACCGCCGGTTCATCACCCGCCGCCTGCGGGAAACCTTTGGCTTCGAGGGTACGCCTATCGAAGTCAGTATGCGTGTGCGTGAAAAGCGCGGCAAGAAGCGTTAA
- a CDS encoding Fpg/Nei family DNA glycosylase: MPELPEVAALSSFLDTRLRGAVLEKLQILSVAVLKTADPPYTALAGRIITRVERFGKFVSIDADGLYFVFHLARAGWVRYTENPSPDPLRPGKGPIAARVHLAGGDGGKLGIDLTEAGTKKGLAIYVVSKPGDVPGIADLGPDPLAPAFSREMFAEILAGHAHQIKGVLRSQSVIAGIGNAYSDEILHAARVSPFAMANSLEPAKVEVLFDAIHTVLGAAVAQAQGKAPADLKDAKRSGMNVHGRAGQPCPVCGDTVREVSFADTALQYCPTCQTNGKILADRRTSRFLK; the protein is encoded by the coding sequence ATGCCGGAACTACCCGAGGTGGCCGCACTGAGCTCGTTCCTCGACACACGGCTGCGCGGCGCGGTGCTGGAGAAGCTGCAGATTCTGTCCGTGGCGGTCCTCAAGACGGCCGACCCGCCCTACACAGCGCTGGCGGGCCGAATTATCACCCGAGTGGAGCGGTTCGGGAAGTTCGTCAGCATTGACGCGGACGGCCTGTATTTTGTCTTCCATCTCGCCAGGGCGGGCTGGGTCCGTTACACCGAAAATCCCTCGCCCGATCCGCTCCGACCCGGCAAGGGTCCCATCGCGGCCCGGGTGCACCTTGCCGGCGGCGACGGCGGGAAGTTGGGCATCGACCTCACCGAGGCCGGCACCAAGAAGGGCCTGGCTATCTACGTGGTGTCAAAGCCCGGCGACGTTCCCGGCATCGCAGACCTCGGGCCGGATCCGCTGGCCCCGGCCTTCAGCCGGGAGATGTTCGCCGAGATCCTCGCCGGGCACGCGCACCAGATCAAGGGCGTGCTGCGGAGCCAGAGTGTCATTGCCGGCATCGGAAATGCGTACAGCGACGAAATCCTGCATGCAGCGAGAGTTTCCCCGTTCGCCATGGCCAATTCTCTGGAGCCGGCGAAGGTCGAAGTCCTGTTCGACGCCATCCATACCGTTCTGGGGGCCGCAGTGGCCCAGGCCCAGGGGAAGGCGCCCGCGGACCTCAAGGATGCGAAACGGAGCGGCATGAATGTGCATGGCCGCGCCGGCCAGCCCTGCCCGGTATGCGGGGACACGGTCCGGGAGGTGTCCTTCGCAGATACTGCACTGCAGTATTGCCCAACCTGCCAGACCAACGGCAAGATCCTGGCCGACCGCAGAACGTCCCGCTTCCTCAAGTAG
- the gcvH gene encoding glycine cleavage system protein GcvH, whose product MSNIPSDLSYTAEHEWVSAPNADGVVRVGITDFAQDALGDVVYAQMPEVGTTVKANDVVGEVESTKSVSDIYAPVSGEIVARNEALDGDSALINSDPYGDGWLIEVKLAEPDAVDSLLSASEYEQQVG is encoded by the coding sequence ATGAGCAACATTCCCTCTGATCTGTCCTACACCGCCGAACACGAATGGGTGTCCGCACCGAATGCCGATGGTGTGGTCCGTGTGGGGATCACCGACTTCGCCCAGGACGCCCTCGGGGATGTCGTCTACGCCCAGATGCCCGAAGTTGGCACCACTGTCAAAGCAAACGACGTCGTCGGCGAGGTTGAGTCCACCAAGAGCGTCAGCGACATTTACGCGCCTGTCTCCGGCGAGATCGTGGCCCGCAACGAGGCACTCGACGGCGATTCCGCGCTCATCAACTCCGATCCGTACGGGGATGGCTGGCTCATTGAAGTCAAGCTGGCCGAACCTGATGCAGTGGATTCCCTGCTCAGTGCATCGGAGTACGAACAACAGGTAGGCTAA
- a CDS encoding FHA domain-containing protein, whose protein sequence is MVGGEQNHTSGDYGTGAGRASETTSINLTPVHDEPTIVPKLSPEERSAVEALPSGSALLVAHSGPNSGARFLLDSDVTTAGRHPDADIFLDDVTVSRRHVEFRRTSRSFEVVDTGSLNGTYVNHDRVDSVELRSGNEVQIGKFRLTFYLSPARAAGRV, encoded by the coding sequence ATGGTTGGCGGCGAACAGAACCACACCAGCGGCGATTACGGCACAGGTGCGGGCAGGGCTTCGGAAACCACCTCGATCAACCTCACCCCGGTTCATGACGAGCCGACGATCGTACCCAAGCTCTCCCCGGAGGAACGCTCTGCAGTCGAGGCACTGCCCTCCGGCTCCGCCCTGCTCGTGGCCCACAGCGGGCCGAACTCGGGTGCCCGTTTCCTGCTTGACTCCGATGTCACCACGGCCGGGCGGCACCCGGACGCTGACATTTTCCTCGACGACGTGACGGTCTCCCGCCGCCACGTCGAGTTCCGGCGCACATCGCGGAGCTTCGAGGTGGTGGACACCGGAAGCCTGAACGGCACCTATGTCAACCATGACCGCGTGGACAGCGTGGAACTGAGGTCCGGAAACGAAGTCCAGATTGGCAAGTTCCGTCTCACCTTCTACCTGAGCCCTGCCCGCGCAGCAGGACGCGTCTGA
- the ftsR gene encoding transcriptional regulator FtsR, whose protein sequence is MAQPERRGPLVLNIGEVLAQLSDDFPSMTASKIRFLEEKGLINPRRTPAGYRQYSDSDVERLRFVLSLQRDQYLPLKVIKDYLDAIDRGERPENLPPGVTVSPRIVSDELAAELQNKSRRLSEEQLRAESGASVPLLQSLLSFGLIGHTDGKFDEHALQVARACVQLESHGLEPRHLRPFQAAAEREFGLVERAVATLTSRRDAASQARAAEAAREISDLCLTLHRALVQDRISRMEI, encoded by the coding sequence ATGGCACAACCGGAGCGCCGGGGACCACTGGTCCTGAACATCGGGGAAGTGCTCGCTCAATTGAGCGACGACTTTCCAAGCATGACGGCGTCGAAAATCAGGTTCCTTGAGGAAAAAGGGCTCATCAACCCCCGGCGTACACCCGCGGGCTACCGGCAGTACTCGGACAGCGACGTCGAACGGCTGCGCTTCGTCCTGTCGCTTCAGCGCGACCAGTATCTGCCGCTCAAGGTTATCAAGGACTACCTTGACGCCATCGACCGGGGCGAGCGGCCCGAGAACCTCCCGCCCGGGGTTACCGTGTCCCCGCGGATCGTCTCGGACGAGCTCGCCGCGGAACTGCAGAACAAGTCGCGCAGGCTCAGCGAGGAGCAGCTGCGCGCGGAGTCGGGGGCCAGCGTGCCGCTTCTGCAGTCCCTCCTCAGCTTCGGCCTCATCGGGCACACCGACGGCAAATTCGACGAGCACGCCCTCCAAGTGGCCCGCGCCTGCGTCCAGCTGGAGAGCCACGGCCTGGAGCCCCGGCACCTCCGGCCCTTCCAGGCTGCCGCGGAGCGCGAATTCGGACTTGTGGAACGCGCCGTGGCCACCCTGACCTCGCGCAGGGACGCTGCGTCACAGGCCCGCGCTGCGGAAGCCGCCAGGGAAATCAGCGACCTCTGCCTTACCCTGCACCGGGCCCTTGTCCAGGACCGTATCTCGCGGATGGAAATCTGA
- a CDS encoding bifunctional nuclease family protein, which translates to MIEVEIVGVRIELPSNQPLVLLREMHGERHVPIWIGTPEASAIALAQQGVVPPRPMTHDLLVDVVETLGHSVVSVNIVAVEDNIFYGQLQFDNGATVSSRASDALAIALRAKCRIWCADSVMDEAGVRITEHDEGEDTEPGPTVEEERELRRFREFLDDVEPEDFDG; encoded by the coding sequence ATGATCGAAGTCGAGATTGTGGGCGTCCGCATCGAACTGCCTTCAAACCAGCCCCTGGTCCTGCTCCGCGAGATGCACGGAGAACGGCACGTTCCCATCTGGATCGGGACGCCCGAGGCAAGCGCCATCGCCCTGGCACAGCAGGGCGTGGTGCCGCCACGGCCCATGACGCACGACCTGCTTGTGGACGTCGTGGAGACGCTTGGCCACTCCGTGGTCAGCGTGAACATCGTGGCCGTGGAGGACAACATCTTCTACGGCCAGCTCCAGTTCGACAACGGGGCCACTGTGAGCTCCAGGGCATCCGACGCCCTGGCCATCGCGCTGCGCGCCAAATGCCGGATCTGGTGCGCTGACTCCGTCATGGACGAGGCCGGCGTGCGCATCACCGAGCATGACGAGGGCGAGGACACGGAGCCCGGCCCCACCGTGGAGGAAGAGCGCGAGCTGCGCAGGTTCCGGGAGTTCCTTGACGACGTCGAGCCCGAGGATTTCGACGGCTAA
- a CDS encoding MerR family transcriptional regulator has translation MSPKGEAGELKQPSTAGVAVPASGAQGLLFTEDLPVLDEDAGYRGPTACKAAGITYRQLDYWARTGLVEPAVRGAAGSGSQRLYGFRDILVLKVVKRLLDTGVSLQQIRSAVEHLRERGVEDLAQITLMSDGASVYECTSADEVIDLVQGGQGVFGIAVGRVWREVEGSLASLPSEHAGEQTFADDELSKRRAARKIG, from the coding sequence GTGAGTCCGAAAGGCGAAGCAGGAGAGCTGAAGCAACCCTCGACGGCCGGCGTTGCCGTGCCCGCAAGCGGTGCTCAGGGCCTTCTCTTCACTGAGGACCTCCCGGTTCTGGATGAGGACGCCGGCTACCGCGGGCCCACGGCCTGCAAAGCCGCCGGCATCACGTATCGGCAGCTCGACTATTGGGCGCGCACCGGCCTGGTGGAGCCTGCAGTCCGCGGCGCAGCGGGCTCCGGCTCCCAGCGGCTCTACGGTTTCCGCGACATCCTGGTCCTGAAGGTGGTCAAGCGCCTGCTGGACACCGGCGTCTCGCTGCAGCAGATCCGCAGCGCGGTGGAGCACCTCCGTGAACGCGGTGTCGAGGACCTGGCCCAGATCACCCTCATGAGCGACGGCGCCAGCGTCTACGAATGCACCTCCGCGGACGAGGTCATCGATCTCGTGCAGGGCGGCCAGGGCGTGTTCGGCATCGCCGTGGGCCGTGTGTGGCGCGAAGTCGAGGGGAGCCTCGCCTCGCTGCCCAGCGAGCACGCCGGCGAACAGACGTTCGCAGACGACGAGCTCAGCAAGCGCCGCGCGGCCCGCAAGATCGGCTAG
- a CDS encoding ParA family protein: protein MQVVSISSLKGGVGKTSVTTGLASAALAAGIPTLVVDLDPHADASTALGVQPSDKLDIGRMLKNPRKAKLAENVVPSGWISRAAVNGSGPAVLDVAVGSAYAGIYDRPDLGKRDLRRLSAVLAGADSYELVLVDCPPSLNGLTRMAWSASNKVALVAEPGLFSVAGTERTMRAIQLFRQEFAPNLSPAGIVANRVRSGSSEHAFRLAEMQTMFGDLLLAPHIPEQANWQQIQGAAHSVHHWPGDSAKAAAGLYDTLLGNLLATNKTSRSRSAR, encoded by the coding sequence GTGCAAGTAGTCAGCATCAGCAGCCTCAAGGGCGGTGTCGGCAAGACATCCGTTACAACCGGACTGGCGTCTGCGGCACTGGCCGCAGGCATCCCAACCCTCGTAGTGGACCTCGATCCCCATGCCGACGCAAGCACAGCCCTCGGCGTGCAGCCCAGCGACAAGCTGGACATCGGCAGGATGCTGAAGAATCCACGCAAGGCCAAACTTGCGGAGAACGTCGTGCCCAGCGGCTGGATCAGCCGGGCGGCCGTCAACGGCTCCGGCCCAGCGGTCCTCGACGTCGCCGTCGGATCCGCGTACGCCGGAATTTACGACCGTCCGGACCTTGGCAAGCGCGATTTGCGCAGGCTGTCCGCGGTGCTGGCCGGCGCGGACTCGTACGAGCTCGTCCTGGTGGACTGCCCGCCGTCCCTGAACGGGCTGACGCGCATGGCGTGGTCGGCAAGCAACAAGGTTGCCCTGGTGGCCGAGCCCGGGCTCTTCTCCGTGGCCGGCACTGAACGCACCATGCGGGCCATCCAGCTGTTCCGGCAGGAATTCGCGCCGAACCTGTCCCCTGCCGGCATCGTGGCCAACCGCGTTCGCTCCGGGTCCTCCGAGCACGCTTTCCGCCTTGCCGAGATGCAGACAATGTTCGGCGACCTCCTGCTGGCTCCGCACATCCCGGAGCAGGCCAATTGGCAGCAGATTCAGGGCGCGGCCCATTCCGTCCACCACTGGCCCGGCGACTCCGCCAAGGCCGCGGCCGGGCTCTACGACACGCTGCTGGGAAATCTTCTGGCCACCAACAAGACCAGCCGCAGCCGAAGCGCGCGGTAA
- a CDS encoding nucleotide-binding protein: MTQTNTPKPGPRPDRRPSISQGSVVDVAGEAGAGPGGVSPADGADAAVTSDVAPARDISVVTVSDGQDRTSAGSLSAVGGVVQQETVTSAMPVVTAGPGVTASDIDELAATGAAAAGTEPADASGAATAAEPATEPGDISEKAKDLPGRRERPEGPEPAAALTADRLLTRTAAAPVSGWRRWLYQATLGYVNLGDSDQVRIQRAMEHRIAMRLGERTRYVPVLSRKGGVGKTTVTTLLGMVLAELREDRVIAMDANPDRGTLSDRSPGRADFTARQLVKDRFTVDSFAQLSNYTAREGSRLDVLASDTDPMVAHAFDDSDYRAVTDILGRYYSIVLTDSGTGMVHSVMKGTLEKADAVVLVSGGSVDEARLASETLSWLEAHGRQDLVAKATVVINMAAGNRTLVNIDEIEQHFLSRVKNVVRIPHDPHLAEGSRIRLGQLKPATRAAAVELAALVVDELQQA; this comes from the coding sequence ATGACGCAGACCAATACGCCCAAGCCCGGGCCGCGCCCCGACCGGAGGCCTTCAATCTCCCAAGGCAGCGTCGTCGACGTTGCGGGGGAGGCCGGGGCCGGTCCCGGCGGCGTGTCTCCGGCGGACGGCGCGGACGCAGCGGTGACCAGTGACGTGGCTCCGGCAAGGGACATCAGCGTGGTGACCGTTTCCGACGGCCAGGACCGCACCTCCGCCGGATCGCTCTCCGCAGTCGGCGGCGTGGTGCAACAGGAGACGGTGACATCGGCCATGCCCGTTGTGACCGCCGGCCCCGGTGTTACCGCCAGCGACATCGACGAACTTGCCGCAACCGGCGCAGCCGCCGCGGGCACAGAGCCGGCTGATGCATCGGGCGCAGCCACTGCCGCCGAACCGGCGACCGAGCCGGGTGATATCAGTGAAAAAGCGAAGGACCTTCCGGGGCGCCGTGAGCGGCCAGAGGGGCCGGAGCCCGCTGCCGCGCTCACCGCCGACCGTCTCCTGACCAGAACCGCAGCCGCCCCGGTGTCAGGCTGGCGCCGCTGGCTGTACCAGGCAACCCTGGGCTACGTGAACCTGGGCGACTCGGACCAGGTCCGAATCCAGCGGGCCATGGAGCACCGCATCGCCATGCGGCTGGGGGAGCGGACCCGGTACGTGCCCGTGCTCTCGCGCAAGGGCGGAGTGGGCAAGACCACCGTCACCACGCTGCTCGGCATGGTGCTGGCGGAGCTGCGTGAGGACCGGGTCATCGCGATGGATGCGAATCCGGACCGGGGCACCCTATCGGACCGGTCGCCGGGCAGGGCTGATTTCACGGCCCGCCAGCTGGTGAAGGACAGGTTCACGGTCGACTCATTCGCCCAGTTGTCCAACTACACGGCCAGGGAGGGTTCGCGCCTGGATGTGCTGGCCTCGGACACAGATCCCATGGTGGCGCACGCCTTCGACGACTCCGACTACCGTGCAGTCACCGACATCCTGGGCCGGTACTACTCGATCGTGCTCACCGACTCAGGCACCGGCATGGTGCACTCGGTCATGAAGGGCACGCTGGAGAAGGCCGATGCCGTGGTGCTCGTCTCGGGCGGCAGCGTCGATGAGGCCCGGCTGGCGTCCGAAACGCTGTCCTGGCTTGAGGCCCACGGCCGGCAGGATCTCGTCGCCAAGGCAACAGTGGTCATCAACATGGCTGCCGGCAACCGCACCCTGGTCAACATCGACGAAATTGAGCAGCATTTCCTGTCCCGGGTGAAGAATGTGGTGCGGATTCCGCATGACCCACACCTGGCGGAAGGCTCGCGGATCCGCCTGGGCCAGCTGAAGCCGGCAACCCGTGCCGCAGCCGTGGAGCTGGCCGCGCTGGTGGTAGATGAGCTGCAGCAGGCCTGA